Proteins from a genomic interval of Corvus moneduloides isolate bCorMon1 chromosome 6, bCorMon1.pri, whole genome shotgun sequence:
- the LOC116445962 gene encoding potassium channel subfamily K member 16-like isoform X1, with protein MCSGKLQTALLVASYFVYLLVGAAVFQALERTAEKQEKMAAAQMKEAFLQNFTQLTVAEMEQFMKNLIEAIQNGVYPVGNESQFEESNWDFSNSFFFAGTVVSTIGYGTLHPKTAGGQIFCVFFALFGIPLNIVFLHRVGKMLSLLCTKLGKFLYEKGMRKKKIKFLTLLFFLATGILVFLCLPSVFFQITEGWSYSEGIYFAFITLSTIGFGDYVVGKQSDRKYFSYYRVLVAIWILFGLAWIALLFNLLTTVLEDTEKIIVKDLQQIGKVSKDNVGSQQRRCWPVQFIPEEELLPPHAGGDAQKMESLTADSEHTKNEKKVFYNNKTIVITCEN; from the exons ATGTGCAGTGGCAAGCTGCAGACAGCTTTGCTGGTGGCCAGCTACTTTGTCTACCTGCTGGTGGGTGCTGCCGTGTTCCAGGCACTGGAGAGGACCGCcgagaagcaggagaaaatggcAGCTGCCCAGATGAAGGAGGCTTTTCTGCAGAACTTCACGCAGCTCACGGTGGCAGAGatggagcagttcatgaag AACCTGATTGAAGCCATTCAAAATGGAGTATACCCTGTTGGAAATGAATCACAGTTTGAAGAAAGCAACTGGGATTTCAGTAACTCCTTCTTCTTTGCAGGCACAGTTGTCTCCACAATAG GCTATGGCACATTACATCCTAAAACTGCTGGGGGACAGatcttttgtgtgttttttgctctttttggaATCCCTCTGAACATTGTTTTTCTGCACCGTGTCGGTAAGATGCTCTCACTGCTCTGTACGAAGCTGGGGAAATTCCTGTACGagaaaggaatgagaaag aagaagaTCAAATTTCTGACCCTTTTGTTCTTCCTGGCCACGGGGATCCTGGTTTTTCTGTGCTTGCCATCAGTCTTCTTCCAGATAACAGAGGGCTGGTCCTACAGCGAAGGAATTTACTTTGCATTTATCACCCTCAGCACCATTGGCTTTGGAGATTATGTAGTAG GTAAACAGTCTGACAGGAAATACTTTTCCTACTATCGAGTGCTCGTGGCCATTTGGATTCTTTTTGGCCTTGCCTGGATTGCTCTGCTGTTTAATTTATTGACAACAGTACTAgaagacactgaaaaaataattgtcaAGGATCTCCAGCAAATTGGAAAGGTGAGTAAGGACAATGTAGGAAGCCAGCAAAGAAGATGCTGGCCTGTTCAATTCATTCCAGAAGAAGAACTGCTACCACCACATGCTGGAGGGGATGCACAGAAAATGGAGTCGTTAACAGCAGATtctgaacacacaaaaaatgaaaaaaaagtgttttataaTAACAAAACTATTGTCATAACATGTGAGAATTGA
- the LOC116445962 gene encoding potassium channel subfamily K member 16-like isoform X2, which yields MCSGKLQTALLVASYFVYLLVGAAVFQALERTAEKQEKMAAAQMKEAFLQNFTQLTVAEMEQFMKNLIEAIQNGVYPVGNESQFEESNWDFSNSFFFAGTVVSTIGYGTLHPKTAGGQIFCVFFALFGIPLNIVFLHRVGKMLSLLCTKLGKFLYEKGMRKKIKFLTLLFFLATGILVFLCLPSVFFQITEGWSYSEGIYFAFITLSTIGFGDYVVGKQSDRKYFSYYRVLVAIWILFGLAWIALLFNLLTTVLEDTEKIIVKDLQQIGKVSKDNVGSQQRRCWPVQFIPEEELLPPHAGGDAQKMESLTADSEHTKNEKKVFYNNKTIVITCEN from the exons ATGTGCAGTGGCAAGCTGCAGACAGCTTTGCTGGTGGCCAGCTACTTTGTCTACCTGCTGGTGGGTGCTGCCGTGTTCCAGGCACTGGAGAGGACCGCcgagaagcaggagaaaatggcAGCTGCCCAGATGAAGGAGGCTTTTCTGCAGAACTTCACGCAGCTCACGGTGGCAGAGatggagcagttcatgaag AACCTGATTGAAGCCATTCAAAATGGAGTATACCCTGTTGGAAATGAATCACAGTTTGAAGAAAGCAACTGGGATTTCAGTAACTCCTTCTTCTTTGCAGGCACAGTTGTCTCCACAATAG GCTATGGCACATTACATCCTAAAACTGCTGGGGGACAGatcttttgtgtgttttttgctctttttggaATCCCTCTGAACATTGTTTTTCTGCACCGTGTCGGTAAGATGCTCTCACTGCTCTGTACGAAGCTGGGGAAATTCCTGTACGagaaaggaatgagaaag aagaTCAAATTTCTGACCCTTTTGTTCTTCCTGGCCACGGGGATCCTGGTTTTTCTGTGCTTGCCATCAGTCTTCTTCCAGATAACAGAGGGCTGGTCCTACAGCGAAGGAATTTACTTTGCATTTATCACCCTCAGCACCATTGGCTTTGGAGATTATGTAGTAG GTAAACAGTCTGACAGGAAATACTTTTCCTACTATCGAGTGCTCGTGGCCATTTGGATTCTTTTTGGCCTTGCCTGGATTGCTCTGCTGTTTAATTTATTGACAACAGTACTAgaagacactgaaaaaataattgtcaAGGATCTCCAGCAAATTGGAAAGGTGAGTAAGGACAATGTAGGAAGCCAGCAAAGAAGATGCTGGCCTGTTCAATTCATTCCAGAAGAAGAACTGCTACCACCACATGCTGGAGGGGATGCACAGAAAATGGAGTCGTTAACAGCAGATtctgaacacacaaaaaatgaaaaaaaagtgttttataaTAACAAAACTATTGTCATAACATGTGAGAATTGA
- the LOC116445694 gene encoding inositol 1,4,5-trisphosphate receptor-interacting protein-like 1, which produces MGSLAFWFLLLQSLVHYLRPVGDGLDEAMRLRMEARAMSQEVERILLEWEVEQLTLKQSRGAWRELLWSALQHWQIWAIAGLLLLLSAPWFIWRERSLRREEHEEENNGINEEEVRNVDANEEEAVGNEEEVRNVDANEQGVGNEEDNNDANREEDNNDDGNVEDVGNGAANEDGAGNEVVIAAANAENNNNDAREAEEGEHDIEDNRGRILMERIQWPVQDLKKGCEWTTELMDNFTIYFGHILSGSFYPVLQRAIGVGSAFEGWSPREQDVVYRVLVPMTPPRGHTFHLERDTEEQRHGRNFRVRVQLECTCTREQQGENMLCFLHHPEEELKRNQDPSLLHTLCTGAYLDVQKTARWFYQLVRAIWPALPQSHTWRLVLLPSKRSCQFQVTKGRENFRIEVLFGVRQGDSDIFVSSQPRQACTSSTTWPETYAVAEVKFFKCIARQAPPDSLHLKCLQFFTRLQLGLGISTYTTKTIVMHLLNIVPVSQWRRRDFVRRLVGISENLRLCVEVRRLNHFILGNRWLPGEISLPPEVQMARTCNLFHHLVMDPAAHSQAMSEYVDLRMWFRRILNNDP; this is translated from the coding sequence ATGGGTTCCTTGGCATTCTGGTTCTTGCTCTTGCAAAGCCTAGTCCACTACCTGCGGCCCGTGGGTGATGGTTTGGACGAGGCGATGCGTCTGCGCATGGAGGCACGTGCGATGAGCCAGGAAGTGGAGAGGATTCTTCTGGAGTGGGAAGTGGAGCAGCTCACCCTgaagcagagtagaggggcCTGGCGAGAGCTGCTCTGGTCTGCCTTGCAGCACTGGCAGATCTGGGCCATTGCtgggctcctgctccttctctcGGCCCCATGGTTTATCTGGAGGGAAAGGAGCCTGAGGAGAGAGGagcatgaagaagaaaacaatggTATAAATGAAGAGGAAGTGAGAAATGTGGATGCAAATGAAGAAGAAGCTGTTGGAAATGAAGAGGAAGTGAGAAATGTGGATGCAAACGAACAAGGTGTTGGAAATGAAGAAGACAACAATGATGCGAATCGGGAGGAAGACAACAATGATGATGGCAACGTAGAGGATGTCGGCAATGGTGCTGCAAACGAAGATGGTGCTGGAAATGAAGTTGTCATTGCAGctgcaaatgcagaaaacaaCAATAATGATGCACGTGAAGCCGAAGAAGGAGAGCATGATATTGAAGATAACAGAGGAAGGATTTTAATGGAACGCATACAGTGGCCTGTCCAGGACCTGAAGAAAGGCTGCGAGTGGACAACTGAACTGATGGACAATTTCACAATTTACTTTGGCCACATCTTGTCTGGCAGTTTCTACCCGGTCCTGCAAAGAGCCATTGGAGTGGGCAGTGCCTTTGAAGGTTGGAGTCCCCGCGAGCAGGATGTTGTGTACCGCGTGCTCGTGCCCATGACTCCTCCCCGAGGGCACACCTTCCACCTGGAGCGTGACACTGAGGAGCAGAGGCACGGCAGGAACTTCCGTGTCCGTGTGCAGCTGGAGTGCACCTGCAcgagggagcagcagggtgaGAACATGCTGTGCTTCCTGCACCACCCCGAGGAGGAGCTGAAGAGGAATCAGGATCCCAGCCTCCTTCACACCCTGTGCACCGGCGCCTACCTCGATGTGCAGAAAACTGCCCGCTGGTTCTACCAGCTGGTGAGAGCCATCTGGCCAGCTTTGCCTCAGTCACACACCTGGCGTTTAGTGCTGCTGCCCTCCAAACGCTCCTGCCAATTCCAGGTGACCAAGGGCAGAGAAAACTTCCGCATTGAGGTGCTGTTCGGGGTGCGGCAAGGCGACTCAGACATCTTTGTGAGCAGCCAGCCTAGACAGGCCTGCACCTCAAGCACAACGTGGCCTGAGACCTACGCTGTGGCAGAGGTGAAGTTCTTCAAGTGCATCGCCAGGCAGGCCCCCCCTGACAGCTTGCACCTCAAATGCCTGCAGTTCTTCACCCGTCTTCAACTGGGCTTAGGCATTTCCACCTACACCACAAAGACCATTGTTATGCACCTCCTGAACATCGTACCTGTGTCACAGTGGCGCAGGAGAGATTTCGTGAGGCGACTGGTGGGTATCAGCGAGAACCTGCGCTTATGCGTGGAAGTGAGACGCCTCAACCATTTTATTTTGGGCAACCGGTGGCTCCCTGGGGAGATCAGTTTGCCCCCAGAGGTGCAAATGGCCAGGACGTGCAATCTCTTCCATCACCTGGTGATGGATCCGGCCGCCCACTCCCAGGCAATGAGCGAGTATGTGGATCTGCGGATGTGGTTCAGAAGAATCCTCAACAATGATCCTTGA